In Vicia villosa cultivar HV-30 ecotype Madison, WI linkage group LG7, Vvil1.0, whole genome shotgun sequence, the DNA window CGAGAGTTACAAATTGTCGGCTTGAATAGGCTGTAAACCCATTCAATTCCTTAAACCATAAACCATTGAATAAGTCCATCGTAACCGCACCGCGGAACCCTTTTAAATAGAAGTCGCGTTTAGGGTTTTCAAGAGATCCAATTTGTTGAGATTTGGACCAGGTACAACTGTGTCATATAATTTTCATTTACGCGTTTTTGGGCAATATTGAAACAAACACactgtttttatgttttttttcttccataTAATCAATCATCCTTACAGGAATAACACTTGAATACAAATATCAGAATGAAAGTAGGATCTGGTAAAGGGAGAAAAGTATGTCTCACAGTGACTATAATTTTCATTGCAATTGTATTGCTAATTGTCATTCTGGCTTTCACTGTATTCAAAGCCAAGCATCCTGTTAACACCGTTGACTCAGTGAAACTAGAAAACTTCGACATCAACTTGGATATAGCAAAACTAAAGGTTGATTTGAATGTAACCCTGGACGTCAATGTATCTGTCAAGAACCCTAATAAGGTTGGTTTCAAATACTCAAACACCACTGCACACCTCAATTACAGAGGCCAGCTTATAGGCGAAGTCCCTATCATTGCTGGACACATCTCTTCCGGTGGCACCAAAGGATTCAACCTCACTCTCACCGTTATGGCCGACCGGTTGCTCTCCAATTCCCAGCTTTACTCTGATATCATCTCTGGTACTTTGCCCCTAAACACTTTTGTGACCATTAAAGGAAAAGTCAGTATCTTAGGCTTTATCAAAGTCCATGTGGTTTCCTCTGCTTCCTGTGATATTGCTGTTAATACTTCAAATAGAACAGTTGCCAACCAACAGTGCCAATACAAAACTAAACTTTGATTATTCATTGCTAATTGCTATTTTTTAAGTAATCTGTTCATATTTTATTCTGTTCCATTGGTTATTGTCATTTGTATTCAACTATCTCTTCTCCCCTGTAAGCTCATTCTGGAAATTTATTTCTTACAGTATCATCTTTCTGCTATCTGTGTTTAATTGTTTATCAAATTACGTGATTTATTCAATTCCGTTGCTGTTATCGTTCTTTTACTAAGGCATTGGTATTCTGAAACATGCTTGTTTGGCTCATTCATTATGTGTTTctagaattaaattaaatacattatACATCTACCGTAGTTCCTGGATTAATGTAACAACATTTTGCAGAAGAAACATCTGAATGCTTCATATACATAAATGGTGCAGAAAGAAGCATTTTGATGCTACTTTTTGTGGTGCCTTTTAAGCACATTAGTTTAGTGTAGAGTTGTCAGTTTGGGTTTTCTCAGCTTATGTGTCAGTCCATGACAGGCCAAGACATCGTTGGGCAGTGTTTGGTTAAATTTTGTTCAAACCAATAACTTACTAGCAAGACCTTGAGTTGATCAGTGTTGGGTTAAATTTAGTTCAAATCGATAACTTACTAGCATGAAGTTGAGTTGGTCAGTGTTGGGTTAAATTTAGTTCAAACCAATAACTTGCTAGCATGACCTTGATATCAGGTGTATACCAATGTCATCATTGGAAAAGAGAGCGGCGATGTTAGGGGAAAGCAACAGCTGCCGTCATTATGTGTGTGAGGAAAGGGTATGAATCCCCTTAGTCCCAAATTCTGCATTATGtgttacaaattcaaatcaaagaacATTAGTTTGAATTCAAGGGTCttatctcttttatttctttgaactaataatatttaaaaccAGTAGGAGATGATCGTTATATATTAGTAGGGTTTTGTTGAGGAAGAAAGAAGGAGAGAGGGGAAATATGGTACCTTTCGTATTGTTTTCTCAAAGCGTATAGATGCTCCATTTTTACGCTATGCACCGTATACATACATATGTGATGTGATTATTCAAGAGGTGGTTGTTGGGTGAAATGGAATCAACACTCATTGTCTTCCATTGAAGCTACATTCAAGTCCTACAATGAGTAAGATGTAATTAAGTTAGTCACTTgtttataacattggttaaactGGACAGTCATCAGGGGGTTTTCACGACTTTTAGAATACTCACATTCATACAACCAGCGGGGTTTAGTTTATTTGAAGGGACTACTCTCTTTGGTGAACTGTGTTTGAATCGTAGTTGAAGGACTAGTTTCTTTGATGAACTAATTGGGATTCATAGATgatataaaaaatgaataaactcaaatgaatTGAGTTCAAGATTTTCTATTGATGTTGTTGGTTCAATGTGTTTGCAGTGATTTTTACAGCATAACAGTATACTGACATCCTAGCTTTTCCCCCCAAATTTAGTGTTGGGCTTTGCAATAGGACTCTGTATGTTGAATTGGGTTTCACCTATGTAATCTTCTTAAGATTTTGACCAGTGTTCAATAAAACTAAAATGCACGATTAACACAAACTTAAGATAGATACAAGAAGACCACCTCATCACTTTAACCAATTGAAATGAAATCTTACCTCATGATGATTCTCAAACATTCTTTGATGGCATGAAATGAACTGTCTTGtgtatttttcttttgtcttgaCGTTTCGTGTATTGGGAATTGGTGTATTTACTTTCATTTACCAGTGTGGATGTGTAGCTTTTCAAAAAGGCTAAAAGGTGCTTCTTCATGAAGGAAATTATAGTATATAACTTTATTATAGCATAGTCATATAACATCCGTAGTTGACTATTAATTGGCAGTGCCCTTTGGAAAGGATTTTTCACCTCatcaaaatatatatgtatttacACATGTCTATATGTATTTACACATCTGTAAGTTATATATTTTACACATTTGTAAAATCTATATATTAATGTCCTGTTGATCTCGACGGAGGCTCAATGCAAGATTCCTCCTCAATATTCCTTCCATTCAACAATGAGTGACTTATATTCGAAAATGGATCCTCTCATGTTTTTTTCTTTAAGCTTCTATTCTTCTCTAAATCCTATGGTTGATAAATGTAAAAAATGGGTAGACAAGAAATATATTCTAAAGGTTCGAAATACTGCTTAACAAAGAGCAATATAATCTAAAGGTTGGAAATACTGCTTAACAAAGGGCAGTAGAGGAGAAGCTGGAGAGAATCCTAATCCCTTATATTCATATGGTTCAATATGCGATCCCATCGTTCACTGTGAGTCAGATCGAGTTATAGTTGTATGACATGTGATTCCATATTTTACTGAGTGGCTGAACAATAAGGGTGGCGAACAGGTATATTCACTCCATAACAAATCCcgaaaaaaaatgaaacaaagtAAAATAGTAGATGACATACCGGAAATCATTGGCTCACCCTACCAAAAACGAATAGGGGTGGACTTGGCAAACTCTACACCCATAAAACctaaaattgacaaaaaaaaaaactttgtcaaATGGATATATCCGTCCTATTAAAACCTAAACCCATCAAAAAAAAGGTGTGGGCAGAATAGATGGTGCATGTGTAAAACCTTGATTCGGTCCGCCAAAAATTACAAACAAAACATACATGCATGACAAATCATACCCATTTTGCTAAgcttatttactttatttaccaAGTTGATTTTAAGACACTAGGGTGTTATTGATACCAACAAGTTGATTTTAAGACACTAGGGTGTTATTGATACCAACAGGTCCAGTTGGCATTCTACAAAAAAAGTGTACTCGTTTATCTTCAATGGTACTTGGACCGGTCCAGAACAGTACTATTATCTCTAAACACTAAAAAGTGACACTTCCCAACTTAATGCAGCGGGGCTCACACCTTGTTTGCTCACATCTCTCCCTTACAAATGCAAAGTTTCATTTTTTACAAGCATAAAGCTCCCAAGAAATAATATAAagaaatgagttgaaataaaATCAGTCCTTTTTCACAAGAGAGGAAGCAATAAAAGTTCAAGAATCAATCTTGCATTATTCCATCCAACTACTAACACCCAAAACAAATGAATTTCAAAAGTTTAACTAGGCTGGCATTCCTACCAATAATCACACAAATAACTGAAATAACAACAGCAAATCTGACCATTAAAATCAACTGAATCTGAATGATTTATTAAGCACAAACTAAACTAATTAGTGTAGTTTACAATATTGAAGCTCATCCTGCTGCTACATCCATCTATATGAGCTTGGTCAGATGCAGTTATTTCCTCTAAAAGTATAGTATCATTCAAAAAATAACAATAACTAGGTAAGATACAAATTAATCAGACACAGAATCTCAAAATCAGCAGCAGTACATAATTAAATGCAAATTAACAACTACATAGAGTCAGAATTCAAGCTTCTTGCATAACTCCATCAGAATGACCTTGGGTTGATGTTTGAGCTTGCGAGGCGCAGGAGGACAAGTATGGGCAATTCCTGTGAAACGGAGCTGTGGAGGAGGTGATTTACATTCATCTTGTTCTACATTTGACATTGGAGTTAGAACCCTCTCCTCCATTTGCTTAGAAAGAATGAACTGAAAGAGATTTTCATGTAGCGACTCAAATATATCCTGATCTGAAGGAGAATCAGCACGGAAAGGAAGGCGGCGTACAACAGAGCTCCTGGAATCATTGAGATTCTTGCGAGTATCCGCAAAGGAGTCCAAAACAACATCCTTGGTGCCGGAATGAATGGTTGTCTCGTTAAGCTGTTTTCTCACCACCGTCAGCGTAAGAGGAGACTGCAATTCAAAATCGACATTTTCTTTGACAACTTCAGGAGTTGCAGGAACCTGACAATCTTTTTTCTCAGCATTGGGAGAGCACGAATCCATAAGCGGCGAGTTTGGTTCTACACAGTCACACAAAATTTGTAAAGTTAGGGTTTAGTTTTCCACataaaagaaaccctaattttaccCCCAAAGCACAAAGAAAAAGAATATTCTGAGAATGAAAGCGataaaagtaaaaaacaaaaacactaaAAGAGATAAAGAATCGGATCCAAAAGTTGAAGCtagtattaaaaaatgaaatcggTAAAAAAGGTTTGGATTTTGAAATTGGTGACAAATATAAGAGAAACGAAAAGAAGAGGAGAGTGAGTACCTGGTTGGGTTGAGTTGAGTTGAATGATCGGATGCGGAGAAAGGTTTTATAGAAACAGTCGCCGCCGCGAAGTACAATGCTTTGCTTTCTTGCGTTCTGTGTTCCAACTACAGTCTGTGAGTGCCAAAATGCGCCAACTATTCTTCtccttatttataatataaaaaaaattcttattttctttatttatttataggaTAAAGCTAACATATGCCCTTGGAGCACATGTTAAAAAATctaaatatagtaaatttgtattggaaaacgtattaaacacattaattataaaaAGTTTATGAAAACAATGTACAATTTTTAAGTAAAAATTTCTACATTTAACTCTTAACATGTgcgcacatgttagcatgacccttatttATATCTCACTTCCACTTTGCTTTTCTAGTATTTCCACATCCACTTAATAATGATcctattaattttcttttttgaggGAACAAATCTTCAATATGAGCATGGAAACGTACATTTGTTTTGCTGAGTTCACCTTCTAAAAATTGTCTTCATTTACTTTGAAACACGATACCAGGGAAGTAACTATGTAACTCAATCTTGTATTTGCCACGTAGTCCATAACACTAAATGGATAAATACTTATTTGCACTAGTTCCACTTAATTCATACTTGTCCTatgttaaattaataattttagtaGTACATTAAATTAAGAGTAATGCTATTCATACACCACTTTCTACACCAAATACTTACACCCAACACTATTCACCGTAATTATACGGTGAATAGtgttttttagataaaaatatatattttatgaacagtaaaatattattataataataaatatttttttatttttttaaatttgtgtcattaaccaactttataacttcattaaccaacaatttacattgcattaaccaaatttggtgactactgtaaagtactgttcatgggtgtgagaataacattattcaaatttggttaatgcagtgtaaaaatttggttaatacaataatgaagttggttaatgcaacatccaggtattaaaaataatttttagcagtcaccaaacttggttaatacagtgtaaaaacttggttaatacagtaatgaaattggttaatgcaaaatccaggtattaaaaataatttttagcagtcatcaaacttggttaatacagtgtaaaaatttggttaatgcaatattgaacttggttaatgcacgtttgtacatgaacagtgtcgtccgtaattttaaaaataaaaaatattttttataaatattattattttattttaaaaacactgttcaccgtataaatacggtgaacagtgtttggtgtaagtattgggtGTAGGAATTGGGTGTAAGAGTAGCATTACTCTTAAATTAAAGCTATTGAGaaaagttttcttttaaaatatgtttttgacttttagaaatattttaaattttatttttagttcctattaaaaaataatatattttaatccttataaaaattttatacatgtaattttaatttttgttattttctaaaatcttaaaaattatttaataattatttaatttttaactttttgaataatttttttcatacatatttagaatactgtaaaatatttatttatcaaattttaaatttttacaaAATAAGAAGAActaaatttgaatttttaaaattgaaaagataatgataaaagtaatgaaaattttgatttagaaattaaattttaaatatttttcaaaatttttttacaACATTCTAAACATGTCttgtaaaataattattcaaaaacacGCATTAGTTTAACAAGAGAGACTAAAATAatatgcataataattttgtaagaactaaaacatgctattttttatAGGAATAAAAGATAAAGTTTAttaatttatagggactaaaaatatatttaattttttttaaaccaaaagaatACACTTTCTTTATAGGTTaaacgaaaattaaaattaacacacaattatgaatttttattttatgtagTCACCTTAACCAAATTAACTATGACTAATTTCAAATACAAAGTTCTATAAGGTTTCGTTTGACTAGATGAATTATAATAGAGTTTATCGGAAAAGAAAACGATGGAATGGAGTGGAATAtaacataataaaatatatattttattttatttttttgtgtatttatCATAATTTGACGAgattgaacataaaataaattagtttattcCACAACATACACCTTAAATTTGTTAAATATGTAATTCTACGTGTTAAGCATGCTTGTAAATTCGACAGAGTCGAAGTAGTATGTAGTTAATATAATCAAATTTAGTTTATAGCAGTTGAATCTGTATGTACTTGACAGAAGGTCGAACACAACCTGAAGTAGTCAAGCAGTGTGTCTTCGACTAAAAGTCTAATACAACAAGTTGAATATGTGTGTATTTGCCAAAGAGCCGAATACATTATGTGAAAGTTAGTAAGACAATTAATTAGTTTGAGACTGCTTGATGTACAAGTAATCTCATTATAATAGAGGGCACCTATTGTTTGTTATGAGACGAGACTGAGAAAATTCACAATTGTGAACTTAGACAAGAGAAACTTTATATTTAGTATAATCAATAAAAAACTTCTTCTCTtctctcaaaaccctaatttcatctTATCTTCCCCTTTTCTCTTTTAAATTATCTCTTATATTCAATTTATTGTGTGAGGGAATTGTCTTGCAACCAATGTATATATGGTTGAATCATTCGAGCGAAAGGGGAAGAATAAGAATCTTGAATCAGTCAAGAAAGTGGTTGAATCTTGTCCGTCAAGATtgattccaacatctggtatctagagcacTAACTACGATTCTTGGGATGCATAGAGCGGCGACTTCTCGTCCAAACTGGCATTTTTCAGCAAATCTTCCCATCTTGAATGCCAAAAATTAGAATAATTGGTGTAAGCAGATGGAGTTTGTCTTATCCTATTAAGACATTTGGGATATTGTGAAGAATGGTGTAACACCTATTAGTGATAATGCTACATATGAAGGAAAGACTGCACATAAAtatttgaagaagaaagattataaatcTCTCCTTAGAATCCATCAATCCATAGACTCATCTAAGGAAGCATGAGACATCTTGGAGAAATATTTTGGAGGTGCTGAAAAGGTAAaggaggtgaggttacaaactcataaAAGGACGTATGTGTTGCTTCAAATTGATGAAATTGAAAGTGTGGATGACTTACTCTCTAGGATAACAAAATTGGTTAATCAGGTTAATATATGTGGAGAAGTGTTGACATCAAAATGGTTAGTTGCGAAGATTTTGAGGTCGTTACTTCCAAAATTTGATCATGTGGTTGTAACCAAGAAGAATCAAATGACCATTCAAGCGTGACAAAAGAAGAACTTCAAGGGATGCTTGAATATCATAAACAAAGAATGACTGAAAGATCTGCAAGCAAGACAAAAGGTGATGTAGCGTTGTGGGCATAAtcagcaaaagaaaagaaaga includes these proteins:
- the LOC131616054 gene encoding uncharacterized protein LOC131616054, giving the protein MKVGSGKGRKVCLTVTIIFIAIVLLIVILAFTVFKAKHPVNTVDSVKLENFDINLDIAKLKVDLNVTLDVNVSVKNPNKVGFKYSNTTAHLNYRGQLIGEVPIIAGHISSGGTKGFNLTLTVMADRLLSNSQLYSDIISGTLPLNTFVTIKGKVSILGFIKVHVVSSASCDIAVNTSNRTVANQQCQYKTKL
- the LOC131616055 gene encoding unknown protein 1-like translates to MDSCSPNAEKKDCQVPATPEVVKENVDFELQSPLTLTVVRKQLNETTIHSGTKDVVLDSFADTRKNLNDSRSSVVRRLPFRADSPSDQDIFESLHENLFQFILSKQMEERVLTPMSNVEQDECKSPPPQLRFTGIAHTCPPAPRKLKHQPKVILMELCKKLEF